AGGGGAGCAGCGAGTATCAACTCATGATGGCCGCATCCGTCATGGCCATAGTTCCCGTTCTGCTTGTTTACATGTTCTCTGAAAAGCAATTCATAAAATCGATCACAATGACAGGACTCAAATCCTGAAGGAGGTGTTCATAGTGAAAAAATTACTGCTCTTAATCGTTATTTCGATAGCGGCTATATCGCTCGCCGTTACCGAGATCACTTTCTGGTATGCCCTGAGCGGTGTATCGGGAGAATCGATCAAATCCATCATCGATGCCTTCAATGCGAGCCAGAGCGATATCATAGTCAAGACGGTCTACTCGGGAAGCTACGCCGACACAGCGCAAAAGATAACGGCCGCTCTCGCAGCCAACACCTTACCCAACGGCGGCATCATCCCGGCCGGACCGATCTTCACCGGCGCGCAGGATAATTACGTCCTGCTCGACTACATGCTGGCCGACCCGGAATTCGATATGGACGATTTCTACCCCGCCATGTGGGACTACTCCAAGTACCAGGGCAAGATCTGTGCGATTCCTTTCAACATAAGCACTCCGATCTTCTATTACAACAAGGACCTCATGAGGGCTTCGGGACTTGACCCGGAGAACCCTCCACAGAACTGGGAAGAACTCCTGACGGCCGCGAAGGCAATAACCAAAGACACCAACGGAGACGGCGTGCCGGACATATGGGGAGTCGATATGGCCGACGCTCCCTGGATATTCAAAGCCTTCCTGCTTCAGAACGAAAACAACATCATAGACGTGGCCACAATGACTCCGCTCTTCGACAACGCGCGGGGAATAGAGACGGCCCAGTTCTGGAAGAGGTTGATCGATGAGAAAGCTATGCCCGTCGGCCAGCACTCTCTGGCAGAGAAGATGTTCCTGGGAGGCACACTCGGTTTCTATCTGGGCAGTTCCAACAGAATAGGCAGATGGCTGGGCACTACGAGTTTCGAATTCGGAGCAACTTTCCTTCCTGCAGGCGTTGTGAGAGCAGTCCCTATCGGTGGTGCGGTAGCCGTTCTCTTCCCGAAGAACAAGAAAGAAGACGAAGCGACCTACAGGCTTATCAAATGGTTGACCACACCCGAGAACGTAGCCAAATTCGCCATGGAAACCGGTTATCTTCCAACTAGAAAATCGGCGCTCGAATTACCGGAAACTCAGCAATTCATGGAAAGCGCGCCGATGTGGCGGGTGGCCTTCGAACAGCTCACATTCGCTTTTTCGTACTGGCACTTCAACGAGATGGGAACAATGGACACCATGATAGCCGAAGCGCTAGAGAAAATCGAGCGGGGCGTTTCCAGCCCGGCCGACGCCATGAGAGAATTGACCCGGAATCTCAAAGCGGAGATCGAGGCAAACCTGGAATGAGAGTTTCGTTTTCGACTGCCGCACTTTATCCCAGGCCGAGCCTTGAGTCGCTCTCTCTACTCGGGAAGACAGGTTACAGCGAAGCCGAACTGATGCCTCAATGTATGGAAGAGACGAAACCGGAGTTTGCAAAGGAAACTGTCAAGACGGGGATATGGGTCAGCTCGATCCATTTTCCGCTCGCCTTTTTCTCGATTCTCTACAACCCGTATCCGGGTATGATGAAAGAGGCCCGGATCATGGCCGAAGAGATGACCAGATCGGCGGAGATCATGAAAAGCGAAGTAGTTGTGGTCCACGCTTTACCGAAGATGGATGCTGTCAAGGCGCGGCTTTTCGAAGAACCTGTCATCGAAGTTCTGAGAACTCTGGCCGATGAGCTCGAGTCTGCCGGGGTAAAGCTGGCAGTCGAAAACAACCCCAGCACGCTCGGTGACACGCCGCAAGGACTTCTTGAATCATTGGAAAGGATAAATCACGTCAACGCCTTCCCGATGGTCGACACAACCGAATCCTGGGAAGCGGGAATCGACCCGGCGTATTTCATTGAGCAGGTAAGACCCATCCATCTCCATTTGAGCGACCACGTCGGTGATCAAAAGCACATTCCAGCCGGGCAGGGCGAGGGTGACTGGAAGGCCATACTCTCGGTTTTGAAGGAGATTGGCTACGGCGGTATTTACGTCCTTGAACCGGCCTACCGCCATTATCTGGAAGACGTGGAAGCGAAGTTGAGGCTGGCCAGAAAATCTCTGGATATCTTTCTCTGAAGGAGGCAGATCGTTGAGAGTCTCGGTACTGTTCAATCCCGGCGCCGGAAAGAGCGATAGGTTCGCCACGATAGCCGGTGAGATTCTAGACAGGTTCGAAAGCCACATTTTATTCACCGGCGAGGGCGACTTCGGTGAAATCCTTCTGAAGAAGGCCGATGTCCGGGTAGTGCGAACTTCAAGGGTATCTTTCATCGAGACTCTCGAGGAGTATCTCGCGGGTTTCATTGAAAGGAACACGGATCTAATTATCGGTGTGGGCGGGGACGGTTTTCTCGCCCACATCGCTTCCTTTCTCATCGAAAATGGATTGCGGACCCCACTCATGGGTATAGCCGGAGGTACCGCGAACGTGGGTCCCCTGATCGGGTACGATATCGATCGTCTGAGGAAGCTCAACCCCGAAAAACTGCACATCGAAAGCATTACGGCGCTGGTTGCGAAAAGTGGCCGGGAAAAAAACCGCTACGCTTTCAACGATATCGTCGTGGGAGACACGTTTCTCGGAACCATCGATGGGAAAATGGTCAACCTTAGCGCGGCCGATTTCATCAGAGACCTCTCGAAAATTGAGGTCAGACCCTCGGAAAATATAGCCACAGAGAATTTCGGGATTTATAAGAACGGCCGGCCCCTTCCTCCTCCACCCTTCAAGGTAGCGCAGATAGTTATATCTCCCCTGTTCAAAAAGGACTTCTACGCGGGGAAGGCCGTAACGGGCGCTTTGTGCTGGGCGCCTTACTTTTCCTCCGGAGCGGCCATCTCGATTCTGGATACCGTCGTGATCGATTCGCAACTGGAAGATCCCGATAAACCCGTCTGCATTCAACAGATGCTTTTCGACGCAAACGACTTGATCGAAATCGACGGCCTGTCTTCTTATTTGATCGCCGATGGCAATGTGTGCTACAAAACCAGCGAAACGGTCTCTATTAGATGCCTGGAAGGAATTGTTAAAAGCGTAAGACCGGCCCTCGATTAGAAAGGAGCGATAACCGATTGAACAAATATCTTAAAGCCCTCCAGGCCCTGGCCGTCGGCGATGCCATGGGCATGCCCACGGAGTTCATGACGAGAGATACTGTACGCAGGTTCGGACTCGTTTCGGAGCTTCTCGATCCGGCCGTTTCTCCCATCCATTCAAATCTCAGAAAGGGATCAATAACCGACGACACCGAGCAGAACCTCTATCTCATCGATGCCTACTGCAAAAACGGAGAGATAACGGTTGAAAGTACGGCCGACGCCCTTATACGCTGGGTAAGAGAGACCGCAGCCGACTCGAGGGGCTACATAGGCCCAAGCTCTTTGAAGGCCTTGAAAGCGATAGAAAGCGGCGAAGACCCGCTTAAGGCCGGAAGAGGCGGAACTACCTGCGGGGCAGCGATGAGAGCGCCCGCCGCGGCTCTTTGTAGTAGAGGCGATTCGCCGGAAAAACTGGCCGGAGACATATACAACTGTTCTCTTCCGACGCACAACACCAATCTCGCGATCGAGGCTTCGCTAGCGATGGGGTTTGCCGTCGATGCGGCGGCCAGGGGAGCGGGGATAGAGGAGGTTCTGAAAGCCTCCCTGGAAGGCGCTTCTCGCATAGACAACTTCGACACCCCCGATTATGTGGGCGCTTCATCGGCCTGGAAGATCAAATACTTGGTCGAACTGCTCGCCGGCAAGAGAGAGATCGACGTTATCCTCGACACGATATATTACCTGAACGGAACTGGGCTGCCTGCCAACGAGGTGGTGCCGGCCGCCCTGGCGATATTTTACGTTGCGAAGGGAGATGTATGGCTTTCAATAAGAATGGGCGCTTCAGTTGGCGGCGACACAGATACGATCGCGGCTCTCGCCGGTCTTCTGACGGCGCTTCACTCGGGAGACCACAATATACCGGAGGAAGTAGTCGAAGAGGTGCTCGAAGTCAACGGACTGGATCTCTCAGGAGTCGCGGAGATGCTCGAAGAGAAAAGGAAGAGAGTATAAGATGTACGGCGTGATGCTGGGAAGCGTGACGATAGGATTCGTCTTCAGCATAGTTAACATGCTCCTCATCCCCTTGCTCAAAGAGAGCTTCACGCCGGCCATTTCCGGCTTCATAGTCTCTGCGGGCATGTTGCTCGCTGCCGCCGCCGGCCCTCTTATAGGTCTCTGGAGCGACCGCATCGGAAAGAGGCTCCCCTTCATAGGAGGACTGGTAGTCCTCTCCTTTTCCGGCACTCTTCTGCCGATATTGAACAACTCCGTCGCTTCGGCCTGTGGGGGAGTTATACTGGCCTTTTGCGCGTACAGCTTTCTTGGTCCGTATTCATCGCTGGTGGCCGACCGGGCCGAAGCTTCCGGGGCCAACCGGGGCTTTGGGGCGGTGATGGGAGCGGTGAACGTTTCGGGTTTCGCGGCCTCGCTAGTGATAAACCGGCTGTACGAAGTAGGCACCGACATCACCCTGTTCGCCCTCTCCGCCGGTGTGTTGCTGCCCTTCATCTTTCCTCTGCTTTCTGCGCCGCGCCATGAACATCTCGAACGGCCAGATTCTATCGAGAAGATGACTTTGAGAGCTGTCGTCGAAATCCTCTCAAAACCTGTGCTCTTCTTCTTTTCGATGCAGTTCTTCGCCTGGTTCTCCATCGGCGGTCTCTTCCCTTTTTTAACGTCCTTCCTCTCTTCGGAGACTTCTATGTCTCTTTCGACGGCCGTTACCTGGTTCGGTGGTTCGACGCTCCTTTCGGGAATCACTTCCTTTTTCACGGCCACTGCGGCAAAGGCTTTTGGAGAGAAGCGTTTACTTGTAGTTTCTCTATCGGTAATCGCTTCGATAGGTTGCCTGTACTCTGCCCTTTACGGGAGATTGCTGAGCGGAACGGGTGCAGGTTATGCCGGTGTAAGCGTCTTCCTTCTCTCCTCGCTCGGCCTCGGCTTTTATTACTCGCTGAGTTCTGCGACGCTGGCCAAACTCGTAGAACCACACAAAAGAGGTGTAGCCTTCGGCATCAACAGCATCTTTATGATACTCTCGCAAGCCGTATCCGTCGCCCTCATGGGAGGCTTGATATCGGCCTGGGGATACCGCGGGATGATCCTGGTCTGTACGGTGGGCTTTGTACTTGCAGCCCTTTCTGCTAGCAGGATCTCGTAGCTCTTCAACGGAGCCTGGACATGAATCTTCATCACTTCCGGTCGGCCGCGTGCGATATATAATCTATATATGGACATACTGTCTTTAATCAAACCCGAAAGGAGAAAAGGCTATCTGGCCAGGCTAGTCGTGCTGGAGAGGGAAGTAGAACTTCTCGCCGACCAGATGGAACTCTTGAAAAAGACCGAAGATGGCGTTGTGAGGGACTCTCTCTTCGAGAGTGCGATAATAAGGGCTTCCAAACTCGTTAGGAACAGCGGATTCACTATCAAAAGCTTCCGGGAATTTGTACGCCAGAGCTGTCCAAGACCTTTCAGAAAGGAGCTTTACGATCTTCTCGACGGTTTTGAAAGAGAGGAAACTCTCCTCGTCGAAAGAATCGTAAAGCTCAAGAATCGCCGCGATAGAGTCATTGTACACATGGATCCGAGGTTCGCCTTCCATCCCGAAAGGGATGGTGAAAATACCGTCGAACTCGGTGATCTGGAAGCGATCTTCGACTACCTGAAGAGGCACATGTCCATCTTCACCCTCACCCCTCGAACATAACGGTGTATATCCCGAACGGTTCATAATCCAAGGCGACGTTTTCCCCATCGGTCGCTAGAGGTTCGATCCTCTCTTCAAGTAAGTTGCAGAGCCAGGCATGTGCGAACTTGAAAGCGGTTCTTATGCGAACCCTCCCTCTGGCGCCCAGAAGCTCGGCCACTCTCAAGACCTTCCCGCTTCCCTCTTCCGCCAGTTTTAGGGCCATGACGCCGATGGTAGGCGCGTCAATTTCAATGAACGGCCTTTCTATCTTGAACCTCCCTTCGATTGCCAGCAGGTCTCTGTTGATATTCTCGGCCTCTCTGAGGGTCCCCAGCAGATCGCTCCCGCCGTGCGGATATATGGAATAGACGAATTCATGTCTGCCTTCATCGGCGAAGAAATCGGGAAAGATCGGAGAACGCAAAAGGTTTAGCGATACCGTGCTTCCCCTCACTCCGTGACCGTACTTTCCGTTGTTGAGAACCGACACTCCGTAACCGTACTCGGAAAGATCGACCCATCTGTGAGCGGGGACTTCGAAAGCAGCCTCCTGGAAATAGTTGTTGACGGTCGTCGGTCTTTCGATGTAACCGCACGAAAGATCGTATCTCGCCACGCGTGTAAGCACATTCAAAGGCAGATCGGCCCTGAGCATCGTCCTTCTCATGTGCCAGTCGATCGTGTTGAAGAGATCCACTCTTCTTGAATGAACGTGTAGGGTTATGTCCTGAATTACCCTGGTCATTCCCAGATCGAAGACTACCCTCAGGCTCTGTCTGATCCTTCCCGATTCCATCCTGCTTATGTGCGAGGGGGCTAACCGTTCCCCGGTCAGATGGTAGTCCTTTTCGATATCCCAGCCATCCCAGTGAGTCGGAATATCCTTGTAGATCATCAGGGCGGCCTTACCGTTGAAGACCTCTCTTGAGAACTCTTTGTCGTAGATGCTCATTCCCTCTTCATCTACCTTCACGAGCAGAAGGTCGTTTTCAAGCGTGTTTTCCTGTCCTGCACTGGCCGTTTCCATGATCACATCGCTCCGGGAAGCCTTCATGACTATCGAGCCCATAGGTGCTATCTCGGCATCAGAATAATACAGCGTTTCTCCGTTCTGCAACTTCTGGGCCACAATCTTCTCGCCCGTCTCTAGAGACAGCCCGAGTTCTCGCGGAAGAGAGAAGAAGACCCTTCTGGGCGAAGAAGAGGGGTTGAAAAGAGATAGATAAGCAGCGTCTCCATCGGAGAGCTCGCTCAGAGAACCTTCGATCATCTTCGTCGCCTCGTTTTTGAGTTCGAAGAGCTCGCCCAGAGCATCTTCGTAAACCTCTCTTATTGAAGAGCCGGGAAGTATGTCGTGGAATTCGTTGTGAAGGAGCGTGCGCCAGAGTCTTTCCATCTTTCCGGTATCGTAACCGGTCATGGTGCCAAGCGCTTCGGCCAGATAGAGCGAACGTTCGGCGTTCCTGTGGGCCATCTTCATTCTTCCCTGCGATGTGTAAGTTCCCCTGTGAAGCTCAAGGTATAGTTCTCCGTCGTGAACGTGAAGCTCCAGACCCTCCGGCAGGTCTTCGAAAAACTTCTCGAAGGGTCTCATCTTGAGCTCCGGCATTCCGGGGATATCTCTCAAAACCCTGTAATTGTCGAGCATTTCGTCGGTAGGCCCTCCCCCGCCGTCTCCGTAACCGAACGAGAAGATGGTCTCATCGTGCAGGGCTCTCTCTTTGTAGTTTTTCATGGTCGTGAGGATCTCTTTCGGTCCGAGAAGACCGTTGTATCCATTTCCGGGATTGTTGAAACTGTGGTATATCACCTCAGAACCGTCTATGCCCCTCCATCTGAAGAGATCTCTTTGCGGTTTGTTCTTCTCGCTCCAGTAGATCTTTGTCGTAAAGAAGAAATCGATACCGGCCTTCTTCATTATCTGTGGCAGTATCCAGGTGAAGCCGAAAACGTCTGGAAGCCAGGCCGTGCGACTCCTCTTTCCAAAATGCTTCTCGAAGAAACGCTGGCCGTACAAAAACTGTCTCACCAGCGACTCGCCGTTAACAAGGTTGGTATCGCTCTCGACCCACATACCCCCGACAGCTTCCCAGCGGCCTTCAAGGATCAATCGCTTTATCTCTCTAAACAGTTCCGGGTCTGATTCCATTATATCTGCGTACATCGCGGCCGAAGACTGCGAATAGACGAATTCGCCGTACTTTTTCGAAAGCCTGACGGCATTGGCGAAAGTTCTCCTTATCTTTCTGCGCGTTTCGCTAAGAGGCCAGAGCCACGCGTAATCTATGTGGGCATGACCGGCCAGGGTCATCTCTCCAAAAGCCTTAGTGGAGTCCTTGATGACCCGCAGTTCCCTGTCCAGAAAGTTCCCGGCTTCAAGGAAACTCCTTCTGAAAGACTCCGGGAGCGAGCGTGTTTCGGCCAGTTCGAAATCTTCCGCCTTCCAGACAGAAGTCACCTCACGCGCCATGGCCGGGTCGTCGAGCAACCCGCGCGCGTAGTTTGCCGAATCTCTGGGAATTTTGACCAGAGAGAGTACCCTGTTAAGAACGTTGTACAACCTTTCGCACAAAACCCCGTCTTCCGAATACATGAAGACTTCGAGAACGTTGCGAAGTTTTGTTATGAAGCCCTTGATTTGCGTATCATAGATTATCAAAAAGGCCTCTGAAAAGGTGGGACTCTCCACGCTCGATCCGAAAAGGCCCTTAGGAACGGTCTCGACCTCGACCAGTATTCTCTTTCCGGCAAACTCCGTCACATCGATTTCCCTGTGGTATTCGTTCAGCTCGCCGTAGGCCTTTCCGTCAACTTTCACCAGACTCTCGCCACCAAACCAGAGCCTCAACGACAGCTCCTGGTCTTCATGAAGGTACGGCAGCATGATTTTTCTGCAGAAGTGAACGGGAAAGTCCCGCGGCGACCAGCGGAATCCCGGGTTGATGTTTTCCCTGTTCTGGAATATCCAGGTGTTTTTCAGGTTTCTCCTGACGATCGAATAGGGAACGAGTTCACCAATTGCGCGAAAAAACTTTCCGTACGCATCTTTCTTCGAATAATACATATACTCACCTTCTCAAATGTATCCCATACGGTCGATGTACATATTTCTGAACTCATCCAAACTGGAAAGTTCTATATACTTTGAACAGCCAATTATCGCATCGATTTCGGCCAGACTGGATCTGTAAAGAAGAGTAGCGATAGCCCCCCTCAGCGAGGTGTTTCCCTCCACTACTATCTCGCAGTCCAGCCAGGGCGGGAGGATCCCAGTGGTGAAGAGATCTCCGATATCTATCTTGCTCCCGAAACCGCCGGCTATCCTTATTTTCTTCAATCCTCCCTTGTAGAAGCTCTTCAAAAGGACTTCAATCCCCGTTCTCAAAGCGGCCTTGGCCAGCTGGAACTGTCTCAGATCCTTCAGGGTTATGTAAACATCTCCGGAAAGTATGAATCCGTTGCGTTTCTTGTCGAATCTGTCGCGCAACTCCCCAGGCCAGGATTGAAGGTCCGAGAATCTTCCCAACGCTTCTATCATACCGTTCTTCAGAAACAGTGAAACTATGGAAATCAATCCGCTTCCGCATATGCCAGATGGTGAAGTATCTCCTATCGTTTTCAGGGTCAGGCTTTTGTCGAAAGAGACCTTCTCGATAGCCCCGGAGACGTTGCCGACTCCGCACGTGATGTTACCGCCTTCGAAGGCGGGTCCGGCGGCCGTGGAGCAGCACAGTAAGCTCCCTCCCGAAGATATGACTATCTCACCGTTGGTGCCGAGGTCTATCAGCAACTCGTCTTCACGCTCTCTCAAACCGGTGGAGAGGATCCCGGCCACGATGTCTCCTCCCACATAGCCCGAAATCGCAGGAAGGGCCAGAACCTCGGAAAAGGGGCTCAAATCCAGGCCGATCTCCCCGGCTTTCTTCCTCACGATTCCTCCGTAAAAGGGCGAAAAGGGGGCGATGGCGATAGATCTGACCGGAAATCCGAACAGAAGGTGAGTCATCGTCGTGTTCCCGGAAACCACCACCTCGTTTATATCTCCGGGCCGCCTTTCCGATCGCTCGCAGAGAACTTCGATCAGTTTCGAAACGGCCTTCCTGGCCACCGACGAAAGAGTTTTCAGGCCTTCCCGTTCAACGACCGTGTGAGTGATGCGCGAGATGACGTCGTGTCCGAAAGCCCTTTGAGGATTCATCGAGTTCTCTTTCGCGAGTACTTCGCCGCTGTCCAGATCGAGCAGGGCGGTGGCTATAGTGGTCGTACCTATATCGAGAGCGACGCCCAGGTTGGAGCTTCTCCGGCCGTCTATCGCGACCAGCTTCCCTGGCCTCGTGTAGATCGAGATCTCCCCGTCGAGAGAGCCGGTGTAAAAATCCGACAGATCTAGATTCTCCCGGGTATTCTCCACCAGCGTCGATAAAATGTCTCTCTTCACTCCGCCTGAAGGGATCGCGAGGCTTCGCCGCCGTACTAAAGGATCGCACCCTTCAAAAGAGATTTCGTCGATCGTAGCGATGGCTTGAAAGGATCCGGGATCGAGAAATACGTGGCAATCTCCGGTGATTCCGGTCATACAGGCCAGTCTTATACCCGCTTTCAGAGCCTCGCCCAGGATTTCCCGTTCCACCTGGCCGGGTAGGGAAAGCGAAGCGCTCCCTTCAACCCGGACTCTGCACTTGCCGCACTTTCCCGCGCCACCGCAGGGCGTGTCGATGACGATTCCCAGCGCACCGAAAGCCGAAAGCAGGGTCGTTCCGGGAGGAAAATCGCCTTCAAATACATCTTCTCCGGAATGGACAGTCAATCTCAAGGCACACCTCCGCTCTTTCATTACAATCTTACATTCATCTCGCCCGCAGTTCAAATCGATCGGATATGTCGATAAGTATCATTCAGACGCTCCTTTATTGTAGAATAAAACATGCGAAAAACCTTAGTGGGACTGAAGAGTGAGAAGGGGGGGAATCAAGTGGAAAGTGAAACAAACGCGGGTGAGGAACTGGATCTAATGAAATACGCAATAAACAATCTCGACTGTGGATTCATGATATACGACGACAAATCGAACCTGTTGTATGCGAACGATGTTGGAATCGAACTGACAAACAAGTGTGAAGAAAAAATCAAAGATAAGATCAGAGAACTGGTCGCCAGCGAAAAGCCGTTGAGCGGCCGCTTCGAATGCAACCAGAAGGAGCGCGGTGGTAGATCCTTTA
This portion of the Mesotoga infera genome encodes:
- a CDS encoding ABC transporter substrate-binding protein, producing the protein MKKLLLLIVISIAAISLAVTEITFWYALSGVSGESIKSIIDAFNASQSDIIVKTVYSGSYADTAQKITAALAANTLPNGGIIPAGPIFTGAQDNYVLLDYMLADPEFDMDDFYPAMWDYSKYQGKICAIPFNISTPIFYYNKDLMRASGLDPENPPQNWEELLTAAKAITKDTNGDGVPDIWGVDMADAPWIFKAFLLQNENNIIDVATMTPLFDNARGIETAQFWKRLIDEKAMPVGQHSLAEKMFLGGTLGFYLGSSNRIGRWLGTTSFEFGATFLPAGVVRAVPIGGAVAVLFPKNKKEDEATYRLIKWLTTPENVAKFAMETGYLPTRKSALELPETQQFMESAPMWRVAFEQLTFAFSYWHFNEMGTMDTMIAEALEKIERGVSSPADAMRELTRNLKAEIEANLE
- a CDS encoding sugar phosphate isomerase/epimerase family protein, with product MRVSFSTAALYPRPSLESLSLLGKTGYSEAELMPQCMEETKPEFAKETVKTGIWVSSIHFPLAFFSILYNPYPGMMKEARIMAEEMTRSAEIMKSEVVVVHALPKMDAVKARLFEEPVIEVLRTLADELESAGVKLAVENNPSTLGDTPQGLLESLERINHVNAFPMVDTTESWEAGIDPAYFIEQVRPIHLHLSDHVGDQKHIPAGQGEGDWKAILSVLKEIGYGGIYVLEPAYRHYLEDVEAKLRLARKSLDIFL
- a CDS encoding diacylglycerol kinase family protein produces the protein MRVSVLFNPGAGKSDRFATIAGEILDRFESHILFTGEGDFGEILLKKADVRVVRTSRVSFIETLEEYLAGFIERNTDLIIGVGGDGFLAHIASFLIENGLRTPLMGIAGGTANVGPLIGYDIDRLRKLNPEKLHIESITALVAKSGREKNRYAFNDIVVGDTFLGTIDGKMVNLSAADFIRDLSKIEVRPSENIATENFGIYKNGRPLPPPPFKVAQIVISPLFKKDFYAGKAVTGALCWAPYFSSGAAISILDTVVIDSQLEDPDKPVCIQQMLFDANDLIEIDGLSSYLIADGNVCYKTSETVSIRCLEGIVKSVRPALD
- a CDS encoding ADP-ribosylglycohydrolase family protein; translation: MNKYLKALQALAVGDAMGMPTEFMTRDTVRRFGLVSELLDPAVSPIHSNLRKGSITDDTEQNLYLIDAYCKNGEITVESTADALIRWVRETAADSRGYIGPSSLKALKAIESGEDPLKAGRGGTTCGAAMRAPAAALCSRGDSPEKLAGDIYNCSLPTHNTNLAIEASLAMGFAVDAAARGAGIEEVLKASLEGASRIDNFDTPDYVGASSAWKIKYLVELLAGKREIDVILDTIYYLNGTGLPANEVVPAALAIFYVAKGDVWLSIRMGASVGGDTDTIAALAGLLTALHSGDHNIPEEVVEEVLEVNGLDLSGVAEMLEEKRKRV
- a CDS encoding MFS transporter; this encodes MYGVMLGSVTIGFVFSIVNMLLIPLLKESFTPAISGFIVSAGMLLAAAAGPLIGLWSDRIGKRLPFIGGLVVLSFSGTLLPILNNSVASACGGVILAFCAYSFLGPYSSLVADRAEASGANRGFGAVMGAVNVSGFAASLVINRLYEVGTDITLFALSAGVLLPFIFPLLSAPRHEHLERPDSIEKMTLRAVVEILSKPVLFFFSMQFFAWFSIGGLFPFLTSFLSSETSMSLSTAVTWFGGSTLLSGITSFFTATAAKAFGEKRLLVVSLSVIASIGCLYSALYGRLLSGTGAGYAGVSVFLLSSLGLGFYYSLSSATLAKLVEPHKRGVAFGINSIFMILSQAVSVALMGGLISAWGYRGMILVCTVGFVLAALSASRIS
- a CDS encoding alpha-mannosidase translates to MYYSKKDAYGKFFRAIGELVPYSIVRRNLKNTWIFQNRENINPGFRWSPRDFPVHFCRKIMLPYLHEDQELSLRLWFGGESLVKVDGKAYGELNEYHREIDVTEFAGKRILVEVETVPKGLFGSSVESPTFSEAFLIIYDTQIKGFITKLRNVLEVFMYSEDGVLCERLYNVLNRVLSLVKIPRDSANYARGLLDDPAMAREVTSVWKAEDFELAETRSLPESFRRSFLEAGNFLDRELRVIKDSTKAFGEMTLAGHAHIDYAWLWPLSETRRKIRRTFANAVRLSKKYGEFVYSQSSAAMYADIMESDPELFREIKRLILEGRWEAVGGMWVESDTNLVNGESLVRQFLYGQRFFEKHFGKRSRTAWLPDVFGFTWILPQIMKKAGIDFFFTTKIYWSEKNKPQRDLFRWRGIDGSEVIYHSFNNPGNGYNGLLGPKEILTTMKNYKERALHDETIFSFGYGDGGGGPTDEMLDNYRVLRDIPGMPELKMRPFEKFFEDLPEGLELHVHDGELYLELHRGTYTSQGRMKMAHRNAERSLYLAEALGTMTGYDTGKMERLWRTLLHNEFHDILPGSSIREVYEDALGELFELKNEATKMIEGSLSELSDGDAAYLSLFNPSSSPRRVFFSLPRELGLSLETGEKIVAQKLQNGETLYYSDAEIAPMGSIVMKASRSDVIMETASAGQENTLENDLLLVKVDEEGMSIYDKEFSREVFNGKAALMIYKDIPTHWDGWDIEKDYHLTGERLAPSHISRMESGRIRQSLRVVFDLGMTRVIQDITLHVHSRRVDLFNTIDWHMRRTMLRADLPLNVLTRVARYDLSCGYIERPTTVNNYFQEAAFEVPAHRWVDLSEYGYGVSVLNNGKYGHGVRGSTVSLNLLRSPIFPDFFADEGRHEFVYSIYPHGGSDLLGTLREAENINRDLLAIEGRFKIERPFIEIDAPTIGVMALKLAEEGSGKVLRVAELLGARGRVRIRTAFKFAHAWLCNLLEERIEPLATDGENVALDYEPFGIYTVMFEG
- a CDS encoding ASKHA domain-containing protein, translating into MRLTVHSGEDVFEGDFPPGTTLLSAFGALGIVIDTPCGGAGKCGKCRVRVEGSASLSLPGQVEREILGEALKAGIRLACMTGITGDCHVFLDPGSFQAIATIDEISFEGCDPLVRRRSLAIPSGGVKRDILSTLVENTRENLDLSDFYTGSLDGEISIYTRPGKLVAIDGRRSSNLGVALDIGTTTIATALLDLDSGEVLAKENSMNPQRAFGHDVISRITHTVVEREGLKTLSSVARKAVSKLIEVLCERSERRPGDINEVVVSGNTTMTHLLFGFPVRSIAIAPFSPFYGGIVRKKAGEIGLDLSPFSEVLALPAISGYVGGDIVAGILSTGLREREDELLIDLGTNGEIVISSGGSLLCCSTAAGPAFEGGNITCGVGNVSGAIEKVSFDKSLTLKTIGDTSPSGICGSGLISIVSLFLKNGMIEALGRFSDLQSWPGELRDRFDKKRNGFILSGDVYITLKDLRQFQLAKAALRTGIEVLLKSFYKGGLKKIRIAGGFGSKIDIGDLFTTGILPPWLDCEIVVEGNTSLRGAIATLLYRSSLAEIDAIIGCSKYIELSSLDEFRNMYIDRMGYI